Proteins from one Planctomyces sp. SH-PL62 genomic window:
- a CDS encoding FG-GAP repeat domain-containing protein translates to MITPLRIRGIVLVWACLGIGAGGAGRAFAEEAPAPSGKPRLADYFGFLPLEIYKLEYRISNLTLADVDGDKVDDVIVADNARSRIDLLLSSQKPAGAADSRPFRKEVNDLESDKRMRSANLPVDREIVSLGAGDFNGDGKPDLIFYGSPAEIVILHNEGAGKFGPPRRIKCGDAVEAPNALAVGDFDQDGRDDVALLAEGELVLIRQPEPGVLSEPERVPHTATNPRMVKIHDLDGDGAADLVIMDGDPEHPIHVRFATADKKLGPERRFALATPRALAFGQIDGKGGVELLTVEEQSGRGKVYTLDESAPDSDDRWGRLVFFGFPRGNERGRSLAVGDLDGDKRKDVVVTDPANAQVWVYRQAGEAGLSTGESFPGLLGGKGTVLADLDGDGRDEVYVLSEQEKQIGRSRFEENRLTFPAALPIKGEPVAMALADVDESGKPALVYAARSKPGADSFELRAIRADGPGGFAEVKFGATESAPLAGLSGAPTAIQAFDVNHDGETDFLVFSAFGSPILLLGQKDEALKPFTGGLGPLGGATPAALTVADLDGPALMVAQNTFARRVQLDDQGQWQIKDQFNAARGTAQIQGAAALDLDGEGRKDVVLLDRSTKSLLFLTPKDGVYRQAGSLSVGAVNFDGLHVGDFDGDGRDDLLIAGTDRFAVLQTGGRGRRLKVIASYEPRTVEGRLGDLIAGDFNADGVADVIFTDVAEQALDVATFDGGEDLLHALTFKLYERKSFRGGGASFEPREMAAGDVDGDGRTDLVVILHDRVVILRQDPGPDEKKPPETAAAPQ, encoded by the coding sequence ATGATCACACCGCTCAGGATTCGCGGGATCGTTCTCGTTTGGGCCTGCCTCGGGATCGGGGCGGGGGGCGCGGGACGCGCCTTCGCGGAAGAGGCCCCGGCGCCGTCCGGCAAGCCCAGGTTGGCCGACTACTTCGGGTTCCTGCCGCTGGAGATCTACAAGCTCGAATACCGGATCAGCAACCTGACGCTCGCGGACGTCGACGGCGACAAGGTCGACGACGTGATCGTCGCCGACAACGCCCGGTCGCGGATCGACCTCCTCCTCTCCTCCCAGAAGCCCGCCGGCGCGGCCGACTCCCGGCCCTTCCGCAAGGAGGTCAACGACCTGGAGTCCGACAAGCGGATGCGGTCCGCCAACCTCCCGGTCGATCGCGAGATCGTCAGCCTGGGCGCCGGCGACTTCAACGGCGACGGCAAGCCCGACCTGATCTTCTACGGCTCCCCGGCCGAGATCGTCATCCTCCACAACGAGGGGGCGGGCAAGTTCGGGCCCCCCAGGCGGATCAAGTGCGGCGACGCCGTGGAGGCCCCCAACGCCCTGGCCGTCGGCGATTTCGACCAGGACGGCCGCGACGACGTGGCGCTGCTGGCGGAGGGCGAACTGGTCCTGATCCGCCAGCCCGAGCCCGGCGTCCTCTCCGAGCCCGAACGGGTCCCGCACACGGCGACCAACCCCCGGATGGTCAAGATCCACGACCTCGACGGCGACGGCGCGGCCGATCTCGTCATCATGGACGGCGACCCCGAGCACCCGATCCACGTCCGCTTCGCCACGGCCGACAAGAAGCTCGGGCCCGAGCGCCGGTTCGCCCTGGCGACCCCCCGGGCCCTGGCGTTCGGCCAGATCGACGGCAAGGGGGGCGTCGAGCTGCTGACGGTCGAGGAGCAGTCCGGCCGGGGCAAGGTCTACACGCTCGACGAGTCGGCGCCCGACTCCGACGACCGCTGGGGCCGCCTGGTCTTCTTCGGCTTCCCCAGGGGGAACGAACGCGGCCGCAGCCTGGCCGTGGGAGACCTCGACGGCGACAAGCGCAAGGACGTGGTCGTCACCGACCCGGCCAACGCCCAGGTCTGGGTCTACCGCCAGGCCGGCGAGGCGGGCCTCAGCACCGGCGAGTCGTTCCCCGGCCTGCTGGGGGGCAAGGGGACCGTCCTGGCCGACCTCGACGGCGACGGCCGAGACGAGGTCTACGTCCTCTCCGAGCAGGAGAAGCAGATCGGCCGGAGCCGATTCGAGGAGAACCGTCTGACCTTCCCCGCCGCCCTGCCGATCAAGGGCGAACCCGTCGCCATGGCCCTGGCCGACGTCGACGAATCGGGCAAGCCCGCCCTGGTCTACGCGGCCAGGTCCAAGCCGGGGGCCGACTCCTTCGAACTGCGGGCGATCCGCGCCGACGGGCCCGGCGGGTTCGCCGAGGTCAAGTTCGGCGCGACCGAGTCCGCGCCCCTCGCGGGCCTCTCCGGGGCCCCCACGGCGATCCAGGCCTTCGATGTGAACCACGACGGCGAGACCGATTTCCTGGTCTTCAGCGCCTTTGGCTCGCCGATCCTGCTGCTGGGCCAGAAGGACGAGGCCCTGAAGCCGTTCACCGGCGGCCTCGGCCCGCTCGGCGGCGCGACCCCCGCCGCCCTGACCGTGGCGGACCTGGACGGGCCCGCCCTGATGGTCGCCCAGAACACCTTCGCCCGCCGCGTCCAGCTCGACGACCAGGGCCAGTGGCAGATCAAGGACCAGTTCAACGCCGCCCGAGGCACGGCCCAGATCCAGGGCGCCGCTGCGCTCGACCTCGACGGCGAGGGCCGCAAGGACGTCGTCCTCCTCGACCGCAGCACCAAGTCGCTCCTGTTCCTGACCCCCAAGGACGGCGTCTACCGCCAGGCCGGCAGCCTCTCCGTGGGGGCGGTCAACTTCGACGGCCTGCACGTCGGCGACTTCGACGGCGACGGACGCGACGACCTCCTGATCGCCGGGACCGACCGCTTCGCCGTGCTCCAGACCGGGGGACGCGGCCGCCGCCTCAAGGTCATCGCCAGCTACGAGCCTCGCACCGTCGAGGGACGGCTCGGCGACCTCATCGCCGGCGACTTCAACGCCGACGGCGTCGCCGACGTGATCTTCACCGACGTCGCCGAACAGGCCCTGGACGTCGCCACCTTCGACGGCGGCGAGGACCTCCTCCACGCCCTCACCTTCAAGCTCTACGAGCGCAAGTCGTTCCGGGGCGGCGGCGCCTCGTTCGAGCCCCGGGAAATGGCCGCCGGCGACGTCGACGGCGACGGCCGCACCGACCTCGTCGTCATCCTCCACGACCGCGTCGTCATCCTCCGCCAGGACCCCGGCCCCGACGAGAAGAAGCCCCCCGAGACCGCCGCCGCCCCCCAGTAA
- a CDS encoding glycoside hydrolase family 2 protein, translating into MRRILLGALLAAAPAIALAADDAKTWEPAPSTLKTRWAAQVDPATVHSEYPRPQLVREKWTNLNGLWDHAVRPTADARPDVFDGPILVPFPIESALSGVKKGVKPDETLWYRRTFALEEPAAGTRFLLHFGAVDWAATVTVNGKEVGSHKGGYDPFSFDVTDALDFGKPGQEIVVAVTDPTDQGGQPRGKQVLKPEGIWYTPVTGIWQTVWLEPVPAARIDSLKIVPDVDAGEVHVTPTVVGGEPGEAVRVLVFDGDDVIAEGTGPAGEPIKIAIAEPKLWGPDSPFLYDLKATLGAGDAVGSYFGMRKIELGKDEAGVVRLMLNDRPLFQYGPLDQGWWPDGLYTAPTDEALKYDLDVTKQLNFNMIRKHVKVEPARWYRYCDEMGLLVWQDMPSGDNKTDADHEQFDVEWKAVVDALHNHPSIVMWVPFNEGWGQHDTERVVAWTKDYDPTRIVNNASGWTDKGVGDVNDMHNYPGPGMPALEENRAAVLGEFGGLGLPIEGHVLLEKGNWGYVSFKSPEELGERYLGLVDRLKVLAGLGLSAAVYTQTTDVEIEVNGFMTYDREVMKFPVDAVAQAHAALYDVAAPLRANVLIPTAQTAPQEWKYTTDDVAAEGWNQPDFDDSGWASGLSGFGTKETPNTVVNTEWTTPEIRIRKEIDLAEAPTGQIWLSIHHDDEAEIFLNGQSVAKLGRWVSNYELVPLGPDAAQALKAGRNVIAVSCRQDKGGQYIDVGVIEVKQANP; encoded by the coding sequence GTGCGACGCATCCTCTTGGGCGCCCTGCTGGCCGCCGCGCCGGCGATCGCCCTCGCCGCCGACGACGCGAAGACCTGGGAGCCCGCCCCGAGCACGCTCAAGACCCGATGGGCGGCCCAGGTCGACCCGGCCACCGTGCACTCCGAATACCCCCGTCCCCAGCTCGTCCGCGAGAAGTGGACGAACCTGAACGGCCTGTGGGACCACGCCGTCCGGCCGACGGCCGACGCCCGGCCCGACGTGTTCGACGGCCCGATCCTCGTCCCGTTCCCGATCGAATCGGCCCTGAGCGGCGTGAAGAAGGGGGTCAAGCCCGACGAGACGCTCTGGTATCGCCGGACGTTCGCCCTGGAAGAGCCGGCCGCCGGGACGCGGTTCCTGCTCCACTTCGGGGCCGTCGACTGGGCGGCGACCGTCACCGTCAACGGCAAGGAGGTCGGGAGCCACAAGGGGGGCTACGATCCGTTCAGCTTCGACGTCACCGACGCGCTCGACTTCGGCAAGCCGGGCCAGGAGATCGTCGTCGCGGTCACGGACCCGACCGACCAGGGGGGCCAGCCCCGGGGCAAGCAGGTCCTCAAGCCCGAGGGGATCTGGTACACGCCCGTCACCGGCATCTGGCAGACGGTCTGGCTGGAGCCCGTCCCCGCCGCGCGGATCGACTCCTTGAAGATCGTCCCGGACGTCGACGCCGGGGAAGTCCACGTCACCCCCACGGTCGTCGGCGGCGAGCCCGGCGAGGCCGTCCGCGTGTTGGTGTTCGACGGCGACGACGTGATCGCCGAGGGGACCGGCCCGGCCGGCGAGCCGATCAAGATCGCCATCGCCGAGCCCAAGCTCTGGGGCCCCGACTCCCCCTTCCTCTACGACCTCAAGGCCACGCTCGGCGCCGGCGACGCCGTCGGCTCGTACTTCGGGATGCGGAAGATCGAGCTGGGCAAGGACGAGGCCGGCGTGGTCCGGCTGATGCTCAACGACCGGCCCCTGTTCCAGTACGGCCCGCTCGACCAGGGCTGGTGGCCGGACGGCCTCTACACCGCCCCGACCGACGAGGCCCTCAAGTACGACCTCGACGTGACGAAGCAGCTCAACTTCAACATGATCCGCAAGCATGTGAAGGTCGAGCCCGCCCGCTGGTATCGCTACTGCGACGAGATGGGCCTGCTCGTCTGGCAGGACATGCCCTCCGGCGACAACAAGACCGACGCCGACCATGAGCAGTTCGACGTCGAATGGAAGGCCGTCGTCGACGCCCTCCACAACCATCCGTCGATCGTCATGTGGGTGCCGTTCAACGAGGGCTGGGGCCAGCACGACACCGAGCGCGTCGTCGCCTGGACCAAGGATTACGACCCCACCCGGATCGTCAACAACGCCAGCGGCTGGACCGACAAGGGCGTGGGCGACGTGAACGACATGCACAACTACCCCGGCCCCGGAATGCCCGCCCTCGAGGAGAACCGGGCGGCCGTGCTGGGCGAGTTCGGCGGTCTCGGCCTGCCGATCGAGGGCCACGTCCTGCTGGAGAAGGGGAACTGGGGCTACGTCAGCTTCAAGAGCCCCGAGGAGCTGGGCGAACGCTACCTGGGCCTGGTCGACCGCCTGAAGGTGCTCGCCGGCCTGGGCCTGAGCGCCGCGGTCTACACCCAGACGACCGACGTGGAGATCGAGGTCAACGGCTTCATGACCTACGACCGCGAGGTGATGAAGTTCCCGGTCGACGCCGTGGCTCAGGCCCACGCCGCGCTCTACGACGTGGCGGCGCCGCTGCGGGCGAACGTCCTGATCCCCACCGCGCAGACCGCGCCCCAGGAGTGGAAGTACACGACCGACGACGTCGCCGCCGAGGGCTGGAACCAGCCCGACTTCGACGACTCCGGCTGGGCGTCCGGCCTCTCCGGGTTCGGCACGAAGGAGACCCCCAACACCGTCGTCAACACCGAGTGGACGACCCCCGAGATCCGCATCCGCAAGGAAATCGACCTCGCCGAGGCGCCGACCGGCCAGATCTGGCTCTCGATCCACCACGACGACGAGGCCGAGATCTTCCTCAACGGCCAGTCCGTCGCCAAGCTCGGCCGGTGGGTGTCGAACTACGAACTCGTCCCCCTCGGCCCCGACGCCGCCCAGGCCCTCAAGGCCGGCCGCAACGTCATCGCCGTCTCCTGCCGCCAGGACAAGGGAGGCCAGTACATCGACGTCGGCGTGATCGAGGTCAAGCAGGCCAATCCCTGA
- a CDS encoding PVC-type heme-binding CxxCH protein: protein MLRLLLLATSVAAVALTASPATVRADSPPPIRVLFLGDRGHHDPADREAQIAPVLALRGIDVTYTEDVAALEPETLKGYDALLLYANIDEIAPAQAKALVEYVENGGGFVPVHCASFCFRNSPECVALIGAQFKSHETGVFETKVVDAEHPIMKGLVPFKTWDETYVHEKHNDEGRHVLQLRDQEPYTWTRTQGKGRVFYTAYGHDSRTWEQPGFQALLERGIRWAAGKPVFDSRPTVAPGLKPAEIVDAGSDIPNYLPSDKWGVQGEPYRKMPSPLDPAESLKHLIVPKGFEPLLFAAEPEIAKPICMTWDHQGRLWIAESFDYPNAKRDRSAPGRDRIKLCEDRDGDGRAETFTVFADGLNIPTGLCYYDGGLIVLQAPDTLFLKDTDGDGKADVRKVLFSGWGVEDTHAGPSNLRYGPDGWIWGIVGYSAFDGEVGGERHQFGQGIYRFKPDGSKLEFLRSTSNNSWGLGFSEEGLVFASTANGCPSVFLAVPNRYYESVRGWSPSVLRMIAATNNIYPETDKVRQVDHHGGFTAAAGHALYTARAYPAPYWNKTAFVAEPTGHLLATFTLQPKGSDFASYNGWNLVSSDDEWTAPTMAEIGPDGNVWVVDWYNYIVQHNPTPQGFQTGKGNAYETPLRDKTHGRIHRIAWKDAPPAAWKPLDPVDADGLVAALASDNQFWRLHAQRLLVERGKADVVPALLALAADPKVDAIGLNPGAIHALWTLRGLNALDADAKARAAAVSALKHPSAGVRRAALQVLPRDAEAVAAILAAGSLADPDVQVRLAALLTLADVPTDPTAGEAIAEALVAGLGEGDRWLTDAATSAAAAHVEPFLKAMATASAKARAPGQASPAMLQVVARVAEHHARGGPVDSIGAVLEAFVRPAFTPVGREIAQQVVIGEAKGWPADKRPKLDEATERALAGLLDKLPSEGRGRLVFLGSQWGSTAMKEAAEAVARRLLAAIADEAQPEDQRLAAAREVVALRPEDDAVAAELVERITPRTPPALAAGLVEALAKGRARGAGEALLDGLPRMTPATRAATVRALLGRADWTADLLVAVEAGRLGWDDFTLDQKQALAAHPDKALAEKAARLIAQGGALPDADRQAVVDQLARVVLEGGDPEHGKKVFVEQCAKCHKHGGEGGDVGPDLSGMASHPRSELLVHIVDPSRSVEGNFVQYTLATTDGRVINGLMASESRTAVELLDADAKTHVVLREDIDEMTASKKSIMPEGFEKQVSEADLRDLLAFLARRGKFLPLDLRKAATVVTTKGMFYASESPVERLIFPDWGPKEFQGVPYQLIDPRGDRTPNAIMLNGPIGSLPPKMPRSVSLDCNAPAKAVHILGGVGGWAYNGGEPGKTVSLIVRLHYADGQVEDHPLLDGVHIADYIRVVDVPGSDLAFDLGGRQLRHVRVEPARREPVARVELVKGDDQTAPVVMAVTVETE from the coding sequence ATGTTGCGCCTCCTGCTGCTCGCGACGAGCGTGGCGGCCGTCGCCCTGACGGCCTCGCCCGCGACCGTCCGGGCCGACTCCCCGCCGCCGATCCGCGTCCTCTTCCTCGGCGACCGCGGCCACCACGACCCGGCCGACCGCGAGGCGCAGATCGCGCCCGTCCTGGCCCTTCGCGGGATCGACGTGACCTACACCGAGGACGTCGCCGCGCTTGAGCCGGAGACGCTCAAAGGCTACGACGCCCTCCTCCTGTACGCCAACATCGACGAGATCGCCCCGGCGCAGGCGAAGGCGCTGGTGGAGTACGTCGAGAACGGCGGCGGCTTCGTCCCGGTCCACTGCGCCTCGTTCTGCTTCCGCAACTCGCCGGAGTGCGTCGCCCTGATCGGCGCCCAGTTCAAGAGCCATGAGACGGGCGTCTTCGAAACCAAGGTCGTCGACGCCGAGCACCCGATCATGAAGGGACTGGTCCCGTTCAAGACCTGGGACGAGACCTACGTCCACGAGAAGCACAACGACGAGGGCCGCCACGTCCTTCAGCTCCGCGATCAGGAGCCGTACACCTGGACCCGCACCCAGGGGAAGGGCCGCGTCTTCTACACCGCCTACGGCCACGACTCCCGCACGTGGGAGCAGCCCGGGTTCCAGGCCCTCCTGGAGCGCGGAATCCGCTGGGCGGCCGGGAAGCCGGTGTTCGACTCCCGACCGACCGTCGCGCCGGGCCTGAAGCCGGCCGAGATCGTCGACGCCGGTTCGGACATCCCCAACTACCTGCCTTCCGACAAGTGGGGGGTGCAGGGCGAGCCCTACCGCAAGATGCCCTCCCCCCTCGACCCGGCCGAGTCGCTCAAGCACCTGATCGTCCCCAAGGGCTTCGAGCCCCTGCTGTTCGCCGCCGAACCCGAGATCGCCAAGCCGATCTGCATGACCTGGGACCACCAGGGCCGGCTCTGGATCGCCGAGAGCTTCGATTATCCCAACGCCAAGCGGGACCGAAGCGCTCCGGGCCGCGACCGGATCAAGCTCTGCGAGGACCGCGACGGCGACGGCCGCGCCGAGACGTTCACCGTCTTCGCCGACGGGCTCAACATCCCGACCGGCCTCTGCTATTACGACGGCGGCCTGATCGTCCTGCAGGCGCCCGACACCCTGTTCCTCAAGGATACCGACGGCGACGGCAAGGCCGACGTCCGCAAGGTCCTGTTCTCAGGCTGGGGGGTCGAGGACACCCACGCCGGTCCGAGCAACCTCCGCTACGGGCCGGACGGCTGGATCTGGGGGATCGTCGGCTACTCCGCGTTCGACGGCGAGGTCGGCGGCGAGCGGCACCAGTTCGGCCAGGGGATTTATCGCTTCAAGCCCGACGGCTCGAAGCTGGAGTTCCTCCGCAGCACCAGCAACAACTCATGGGGCCTGGGCTTCAGCGAGGAGGGCCTGGTTTTCGCGTCCACGGCCAACGGCTGCCCGAGCGTCTTCCTGGCCGTGCCGAACCGCTACTACGAGTCGGTCCGGGGCTGGTCGCCGAGCGTGCTGCGGATGATCGCCGCGACCAACAACATCTACCCGGAGACCGACAAGGTCCGCCAGGTCGACCACCACGGCGGCTTCACCGCCGCCGCCGGACACGCGCTCTACACGGCCCGCGCGTACCCGGCCCCGTACTGGAACAAGACGGCGTTCGTGGCCGAGCCCACGGGGCACCTGCTCGCGACGTTCACGCTCCAGCCCAAGGGGAGCGACTTCGCCTCGTACAACGGCTGGAACCTCGTCTCCAGCGACGACGAATGGACCGCGCCGACGATGGCCGAGATCGGCCCCGACGGCAACGTCTGGGTCGTCGACTGGTACAACTACATCGTCCAGCACAACCCGACGCCGCAGGGGTTCCAGACCGGCAAGGGGAACGCCTACGAGACCCCGCTCCGAGACAAGACCCACGGCCGGATCCACCGGATCGCCTGGAAAGACGCCCCCCCGGCCGCCTGGAAGCCGCTCGACCCGGTCGACGCCGACGGCCTCGTCGCCGCGCTGGCGAGCGACAACCAGTTCTGGCGGCTGCACGCCCAGCGGCTCCTGGTGGAGCGCGGCAAGGCCGACGTCGTCCCCGCCCTGCTCGCCCTGGCGGCCGACCCGAAGGTCGACGCGATCGGCCTGAACCCCGGCGCGATCCACGCCCTCTGGACGCTCCGAGGTTTGAACGCCCTCGACGCCGACGCCAAGGCTCGAGCGGCGGCCGTCTCCGCGCTCAAGCATCCCTCGGCCGGCGTGCGCCGGGCCGCCTTGCAGGTCCTTCCCCGAGACGCCGAGGCCGTCGCGGCGATCCTCGCGGCCGGCTCGCTCGCCGACCCGGACGTCCAGGTCCGGCTGGCGGCGCTCCTGACCCTGGCCGACGTCCCGACCGACCCGACGGCCGGCGAGGCGATCGCCGAGGCGCTCGTCGCCGGCCTCGGCGAAGGCGACCGCTGGCTGACCGACGCGGCCACGAGCGCCGCGGCGGCCCACGTCGAGCCGTTCCTGAAGGCGATGGCGACGGCCTCGGCGAAGGCCAGGGCCCCGGGGCAGGCCTCGCCGGCCATGCTGCAAGTCGTCGCCCGCGTCGCCGAGCACCACGCGCGGGGAGGCCCGGTCGACTCGATCGGCGCGGTCCTGGAGGCCTTCGTCCGCCCGGCCTTCACCCCCGTCGGCCGGGAGATCGCGCAGCAGGTCGTGATCGGCGAGGCCAAGGGCTGGCCCGCCGACAAGCGGCCGAAGCTCGACGAGGCGACCGAGCGGGCCCTCGCCGGGCTGCTCGACAAGCTCCCGTCCGAGGGCCGCGGCCGGCTCGTCTTCCTCGGCTCGCAGTGGGGGAGCACGGCCATGAAGGAGGCGGCGGAGGCCGTCGCCCGGAGGCTGCTCGCGGCGATCGCCGACGAGGCCCAGCCCGAAGACCAACGCCTGGCCGCCGCCCGCGAGGTCGTCGCGCTTCGCCCCGAGGACGACGCCGTCGCCGCCGAGCTGGTCGAGCGGATCACCCCCCGCACGCCCCCCGCGCTGGCCGCCGGGCTGGTCGAGGCGCTGGCGAAGGGTCGCGCCCGGGGGGCCGGCGAGGCCCTGCTGGACGGCCTTCCCCGGATGACCCCCGCGACCCGCGCGGCGACCGTCCGCGCCCTGCTAGGCCGGGCCGACTGGACGGCCGATTTGCTCGTCGCCGTCGAGGCGGGCCGGCTCGGCTGGGACGACTTCACGCTCGACCAGAAGCAGGCCCTGGCGGCCCATCCCGACAAGGCCCTGGCCGAGAAGGCCGCCCGGCTCATCGCCCAGGGAGGCGCCCTGCCCGACGCCGATCGCCAGGCCGTCGTCGACCAGCTCGCCAGGGTCGTGCTCGAAGGGGGCGACCCGGAGCACGGCAAGAAGGTCTTCGTCGAGCAGTGCGCCAAGTGCCACAAGCACGGCGGCGAGGGGGGGGACGTGGGCCCGGACCTCAGCGGCATGGCGTCGCACCCGCGCTCCGAGCTGCTCGTCCACATCGTCGACCCCAGCCGGAGCGTCGAGGGGAATTTCGTCCAGTACACCCTCGCCACGACCGACGGCCGGGTCATCAACGGCCTGATGGCCTCGGAGTCCAGGACGGCCGTCGAGCTGCTCGACGCCGACGCCAAGACCCACGTCGTCCTCCGCGAGGACATCGACGAGATGACCGCTTCCAAGAAGTCCATCATGCCCGAGGGCTTCGAGAAGCAGGTGAGCGAGGCCGACCTGAGGGACCTCCTCGCCTTCCTCGCCCGGCGCGGCAAGTTCCTGCCGCTGGACCTGCGCAAGGCGGCCACGGTCGTGACGACGAAGGGGATGTTCTACGCCTCCGAGTCGCCCGTGGAACGCCTGATCTTCCCCGACTGGGGACCCAAGGAGTTCCAGGGCGTCCCGTACCAGCTGATCGACCCCAGGGGGGACCGCACGCCCAACGCGATCATGCTCAACGGGCCGATCGGCTCGCTTCCCCCCAAGATGCCGCGATCGGTCTCGCTGGACTGCAACGCGCCCGCGAAGGCCGTCCACATCCTGGGGGGGGTCGGCGGCTGGGCGTACAACGGCGGCGAGCCCGGCAAGACGGTCTCCCTGATCGTCCGGCTCCACTACGCCGACGGCCAGGTGGAGGACCACCCCCTGCTCGACGGCGTCCACATCGCGGACTACATCCGCGTGGTCGACGTGCCGGGTTCGGACCTGGCCTTCGACCTGGGGGGTCGGCAGCTTCGGCACGTCCGCGTCGAGCCGGCCCGTCGCGAGCCCGTGGCCCGCGTCGAGCTGGTCAAGGGGGACGACCAGACCGCCCCGGTCGTCATGGCCGTGACCGTGGAAACCGAGTGA
- a CDS encoding flagellar biosynthesis anti-sigma factor FlgM has product MEIFGAGGAQGPQPIYPRLAPFSVDAGNTVHAGAPRDQVEISPLGQMLDGISRLPEIRHERVEEIRRQIAEGTYDTPERLELALDRMFSEILG; this is encoded by the coding sequence ATGGAAATCTTCGGCGCAGGGGGCGCGCAAGGCCCTCAACCCATCTACCCGCGACTGGCCCCGTTCAGCGTTGACGCCGGCAACACGGTTCACGCCGGGGCTCCTCGCGACCAGGTCGAAATCTCGCCCCTCGGCCAGATGCTCGACGGCATCAGCCGACTCCCCGAGATCCGTCACGAGCGGGTCGAAGAAATCCGACGCCAGATCGCCGAAGGGACCTACGACACCCCCGAACGGCTCGAACTGGCCCTCGACCGGATGTTCTCCGAAATCCTCGGCTGA
- a CDS encoding MlaD family protein, whose amino-acid sequence MPSRTSMREVWIGLLVLAGLAGVVALGGLASDGPGFLAAHKTFDVVFRDGQGIRVGSPVRIAGLDAGNVVDLSLVEVEGSLRARVRLSLPAALLKKLKQDVKVTIVPGLTGMSHVNVVASGASDVALVSGQTIQGVESSFFDPIIEQVGLGPQERNHLSHTIGEIRQTVDSVGPRLRQILASFEDATGNVKEMSDALRPALETTVGNVEELAKRIGATSPRIEAAVTRFDVITRLVELILSDNRDNVRLAVGSAKDAVGSVKDILTVQRPKIDRTIEQVDMLAARANRVAYQADLLTTQGVQIVTNGRADIERSISNIRDATDWGDKLVQKIYTNPFVLSPFYKPSNEDLRVQAVYDTAQVFSKGAQELHDAAKTLDAMQAKPSTPEQQQQVQQLQQKVLTLTQGLGQTSQLLAEGLKAPAQAGRVRR is encoded by the coding sequence ATGCCTTCACGAACATCGATGCGGGAAGTGTGGATCGGCCTGCTCGTGCTGGCGGGCCTGGCCGGCGTGGTCGCGCTCGGGGGCCTGGCGAGCGACGGCCCCGGGTTCCTCGCGGCCCACAAGACGTTCGACGTCGTGTTCCGCGACGGCCAGGGGATCCGGGTCGGCAGCCCGGTCCGGATCGCCGGGCTCGACGCGGGCAACGTCGTCGACCTCTCGCTGGTCGAGGTCGAGGGCTCGCTCCGCGCCCGGGTGCGGCTCTCGCTGCCGGCGGCCCTCCTCAAGAAGCTCAAGCAGGACGTCAAGGTCACGATCGTGCCGGGGCTCACCGGCATGAGCCACGTCAACGTCGTGGCCTCGGGCGCGTCCGACGTGGCGCTGGTGTCCGGCCAGACGATCCAGGGGGTCGAGTCCTCGTTCTTCGACCCGATCATCGAGCAGGTCGGCCTGGGGCCGCAGGAGCGGAACCACCTCAGCCACACGATCGGCGAGATCCGCCAGACGGTCGACTCCGTCGGCCCCCGGCTGCGGCAGATCCTGGCCTCGTTCGAGGACGCCACGGGCAACGTCAAGGAGATGAGCGACGCCCTCCGGCCGGCCCTCGAGACCACCGTCGGCAACGTCGAGGAACTCGCCAAGCGGATCGGCGCGACCTCCCCCCGGATCGAGGCGGCCGTCACCCGGTTCGACGTCATCACCCGGCTCGTCGAGTTGATCCTCAGCGACAACCGCGACAACGTCCGGCTCGCCGTCGGCTCGGCCAAGGACGCCGTCGGCTCGGTCAAGGACATCCTCACCGTCCAACGGCCCAAGATCGACCGCACCATCGAGCAGGTCGACATGCTCGCCGCGCGGGCCAACCGCGTCGCCTACCAGGCCGACCTCCTGACGACCCAGGGGGTCCAGATCGTCACCAACGGCCGGGCCGACATCGAGCGCTCGATCTCCAACATCCGAGACGCCACCGACTGGGGGGACAAGCTCGTCCAGAAGATCTACACCAACCCCTTCGTCCTCAGCCCGTTCTACAAGCCGTCCAACGAAGACCTGCGAGTCCAGGCCGTCTACGACACCGCCCAGGTCTTCAGCAAGGGGGCCCAGGAGCTGCACGACGCCGCCAAGACCCTCGACGCCATGCAGGCCAAGCCGTCCACCCCGGAGCAGCAGCAGCAGGTGCAGCAGCTCCAGCAGAAGGTGCTCACCCTCACCCAGGGTCTGGGCCAGACCTCGCAGCTCCTGGCCGAAGGACTCAAGGCCCCCGCGCAGGCCGGCCGCGTCAGGCGCTGA